Part of the Antechinus flavipes isolate AdamAnt ecotype Samford, QLD, Australia chromosome 2, AdamAnt_v2, whole genome shotgun sequence genome is shown below.
CTCTCTCATTGAGAAATGCAACCTCAATTGAATTGTAACACAATTTAAGTTTCTTCTGAGATTTAACAGGGAGAGGCAGATTTTAAAAAGCGTCCTTGCATTTTCCCAAAGTAAATGCCTAACTTACCTTTGCCACACCCAACCCTTGATCTCAGTAATTTGTTCAATTATGTCTGCAGGAAGGCAAATCTCCAAACAGTTTGGTTCATGTCTTAGAAAACCCAGCCAAACTCTCTGTATGTTGTCAAGAAAACCCAGGCTTTGGACTTCTGAACTCCAGGGAAATGCCAAGTCCCAGCCTTTCCTTGAACTTAATAAATTAAGAGCAGGCCTCAGATTGGGATACTTTATCCTAGAGGGTCCATTTAGCAATATGTAAGTGTGACTTACTCATGTCAACTCTCCTGGGTTCATCACTGTTTTCCAACATCATAATAACCTCTTCACACTTGTCATCCATCCTAGAAAGCAGAATATACATGAATGGTTTCCCCAAAGACAAGTCTGTTAGAAATTTAGATGTCATCAAAGTCACAAAAGGTcatttgagttccagattcctGAATCAGATCTCAAATTGACCAATCACAGAGAATACCTGAGAGCAGGTTAGTATCACAACTATTGCCTTTAGTGGTCCCACTCATTAAAAAtggttttgtggatttttttgaATATCAAACATTTTCTGAGCAAAATTACAGAACTAGTTATCATAAAACATAATATTCTCTAAGGAATCCAAACCACAAGTGGccccaaaggaaaaagaattacatAGTATGAATAAAATGTGATATATAACCAGTGATGACTTGTGTCACAAATTATATAGGACAAAGTTATACAAGGGaattgggaaaattagaaaagttcTGAACTCATGTGGGAATAAGAATTGAACAGTGACTTAGGAAGTCAGTCAATAGATGAGAAGGAAGCATTGTGCTCACTGATGCTAAAATAGAAACTTCTTATTCATGTATGAACATTTCTAACTACTGCATGTGGTCAGATTTAAAGAGAATGATACTCAGAGAACATAAAGTAATAAGTTCTAGTTGAAGTCATAGAATAGGAGAGATAAAAGATGAATCAGGCTCATAAGACAGTTCTGGGCAGTCTACTTACTTCATCATGGTAAATCTGGCCATCATTCTGTCTTTAATGTAGGTGATAGTCAAAGGTGACATGTCCTTAGGAATCTCCTCCTCAGGAAATTTATTGTCTACTGAAATGACTTTTACATAGTATGTGCCCTAGAGAGAATTGTGATATGTAGCCAAGTCttaagaaagaacaaataaaagaataatagatcTTCCTCCCCCCAAATATCTCCTGATACTCTGCACCTTTCCTGAATTAATACAAAATTCATCTATAAGTCAGTTATCCCAGGGATTATCATGGATATAATGGCAGCACAattaagctgaaaaaaaatttggaagaaataagTGGGTTCGGGTAAACTAGCCTTAAGAATCCAAATCTATAAAGTTGTAGCAAATAACTCATGGCCCAAAATAGAGCAAAGATTTGGCATTGATCCTACAAATTAATTTTCACAAACAGTGACTCTGAGTCATTGGAGATTCATTTCCCCTTTGGAGTATAATGTGTTTGATATGGCCATtgatatggggaaaaaataactGGATGACAGCCCCTATGTCTACCTTAGTCTGGACAGAATAACTAAACATAAAGGCAAGAGAAGAGTAAAATCCTTGACCTGGCTTCTATCTTTTGAAGTAACATTCCTATCACTACTACCAGATTAAATACAACATTTTCTGGCTGAATCTGACATGAAAACTTGTCCTGAAACTGCTATACTTTATAAGGTTACAGTTTCCAGACATGGTTTAAAATATCCCAGGAGAAACTCAATTTTAAATGACATACTCTTGCTTGCGCTTATCACTCCATTAGGCAGCATTTCCCAAAGCAGACTTACCTTCCGGGGTTTAAGTTCAGAAAATGTAAATTCATCAGCATGGAGGATGGAGAATAGGCTTAAGGCAATAGTGAAGAATAGGACCTTCATCTTGCACAAATGTTTCCAGGAGTTTCTCCTTCTCAGTCACTCACCCAATGAAGCTGGTTAGAATGTCTAGGTCCGTCTCATACCAAGTGCCTCTTTATATTTCCTGAGCACCAAAGATTGACCAATCTTAGACGTAATGATCATATGATAGTAAGGCATTggcagaaaggaaaagagggaaataatttattgttattattattattggaataGAAAAAACCATCTAAGAATAAGaactattttatatctatatccttTATGAATTCCAATAATTGATATGTTTATTGCTGGGAAGGAGATTATAATCAGAATAGGaagtttttaaaacttctttactttgaataatatggaaattcaATGGCCTCGTTTCAATCCCACAGTCTCCCAGCTCCACCTACTCACATTTTCTGGCACATCTTTCAGGGTTTGTCAGGTGCTTTGGAGACCTCCCTTTATTCTTGTACAAATCTTCTAGCAAGAATCCTGGATAAGGAAGGATTCAAAGAATGTGAATTCAATTCCCATTTCTATTATTCACTCAAAGTTA
Proteins encoded:
- the LOC127546848 gene encoding late lactation protein-like yields the protein MKVLFFTIALSLFSILHADEFTFSELKPRKGTYYVKVISVDNKFPEEEIPKDMSPLTITYIKDRMMARFTMMKMDDKCEEVIMMLENSDEPRRVDMNRYLHYTCAVVKTSEENYWILSCQNKFHQRRMIELMGPDTNENPKAMQEFYNFIHRERFDENRIIIPRQIEACTPERV